The following DNA comes from Salvia splendens isolate huo1 chromosome 17, SspV2, whole genome shotgun sequence.
AGTCTGAGCGTATCAGTCATGAAGGAATTTTACGAGTATCTATACCACAAAAATATTTAGAGAATTCGTAAAAAATATAgagtaaagatatttataaaaatcatatgagtatgtgataaattagttaaaaatatgtaccctgcaaggtattgagggtattttcgtccaaaaaacttgaaaatagtaaaaaaaagtatttttattGATACGAACTCATAGTTGacggacctcaaatgatatttttaaagttcatggatcgaaaataatactttgacaaagttcgtggaccaaaagaGATGTCTCTCTATAGAAAATTAGAGCTCCCTGTGATTTCCACCGAGCAGCGGCGCCACTACTACATACAACCCAAAACTTCTACTCCATTAATTATGATTGtgtaatactctctccgtccgtgaaatgttgtccaattttaccattttggtccgtccttGAAAAGTTATCCACtttgtttttttctatttttggtaaatggtccccactttccactaactctttacaCTCGCattctattactccctccgccccattaaaatatgggcaatggagatggcacgggaattaagacaaaattggtaaagtaagagagagaaggagaattGTAGTTACAGTAGTGTTAGTGGTTATTGGGACTTACattattaatttgatataatttttcaaaaatgaaatacacatatttttatggaacggagggagtataaaacaaatatataaatgtgggaccctcttcaactaactttttcaactcacttttctacACATTTCTTATAACCTGTGTCGagtcaaacttggacaatattttgcggacggagggagtatctccCAAGCTTTCCAAGCGCCATAACCGTCCGCCGCCGCAACCTTCCCTGCCGGCTAGTCGGAGTATTTTCCGCCACCCACCTGTTTGGACTGAAACTCATTCACAAACCGACTACTTCccccgtccgtgaaatgttgtccattttttccattttggtccgttcgtgaaaagttgtccactttgctttttttcttctacttttGATAAATGGTCCCCACTTTGAACTAACtatttacactcacattttattataaaactaatatataaaaactaatatataaatgtgtgaccttcattccactaatttttttatctcGCTTTTCTTAAAACCCAGACAATATTTCATGAACGGAAGCAAAAATAAGGGGGGTAAAATTGTAATCTAAAATTCAGTTCTGCATGTGAGATGAGACGCGCTCCCAGAATTAAAAACCAAGTCCACGAGGTTCCGGTAGGGATCACCTAATACTATTCCTACAACATTTCCTACTACCCCACTACTAAATAAACATGTGGGCTGTGGCTCCTATTTGGCAATAAATATATCATTTCCCAACACAACCTCTCTCCTCTATCTTCACTCTCCCTAATTCTTCCTTAATATACGTttcaataaatacaaatataaaCCTCTTTTCTCTACCTTCTCATAGTATTAGGTGATCCCTTTGAAAATGGGTGAGGAAATTAGCAACAAGCAAGTGATACTCAGCAACTATGTCAAATCTTCTGTGAAGGAATCCGATATGTCGCTTagaacttccaaaattcagctCAAAATTCCCAGGGGTTGCGACGGCGCCGTTTTGGTGAAGAATCTCTACTTATCCTGCGATCCTTACATTATTCAAAGCATGAAGAAGCGGAATGGCTATATTGCTTCTTTCATGTTGGATTCTgtaagtttagttttttttagtgaaatttttattgttgaaattaattttttcttcttGTTGGAATAGAAGTTGTTATATACGTCTTGATTTAAATCGGGgcccttatttttttttattttattaaaacaaagactgacttataataaaatattgtgtAGATGATCTCATTTGAATACTATAATAGTATAGTTTTTGTTTGATGAATAGtgggaagaaataaaaattgtatGTTTCCATAGTTAAAATGTTGGTTGTCTTTTTGTGGTTCTTGTTTGATGAATAGTTTGAGATTTTtgggaaagaaataaaaaatgttatctTTCCATTGATACAATTTTGGTTGCATCTTTTTGTGTTTCTTGACCTTTTTCTGGTGACAGCCTATTTCTGGATTTGGAGTGTCGAAAGTACTGGATTCAACTCATACGAATTTCAAGACGGGCGAGCTAGTGTGGGGGTTTACTGGCTGGGAGGAGTATAGCCTTATTAAAGATACAAACATATTGTTTAAGGTTCATGATAAAGATTTGCCTCTCTCTTATTATACAGGGATTCTTGGTGAGTTTCTCGAGCCCATTGTGATGATCGGCTTATTTAGCTTGTAGcctttaaatttctcgcttgaTTTCTGCTTCCTAGTTTTGAGGTAGAACTAGTTTCTGCACAAGTTATTTATCTAGTTATGTATGCAGTTAAACTGTTAACGAAACAAGCTGTTGAGGATCTATACATGCTTGAATTAGGAGGGGAATAGATTGGGAAATGTTGGATTTGTGGCATTTGTCTTgataatttcttaaaaaaaagGATAGGAGAGCACGAACATGAGACTGAAAATCAACGTGTTTCGTGTTATCATTTTAGGCATGCCTGGCATGACAGCTTATGTTGGTTTTTTCGAGTTTTGCTCTCCCAAAAAGGGGGATATTATGTATGTCTCTGCTGCATCCGGAGCTGTTGGTCAGCTCGTTGGTCAGTTTGCAAAGACCGCAGGTTGTTACGTTGTTGGGAGTGCAGGGAGCAAAGAAAAGGTAAGAATCTAATGGCTTATCCAAAACTTATTAGATTGTTGGCTAGATTGGTTGTCGATTAATATGCTATTTTTCTTCCGTGGCaagtttatgtttcacatttgaTGAACAAGTCAGTTGTTGCATTGATGAAGGTCGATCTCTTGAAGAACAAATTGGGGTTTGACGAAGCATTCAACTACAAAGAAGAGCAAGACTATGATGCAGTGTTGAAGAGGTGACCTTTTGCCTCCCTATGACCTATCATTGCTATAAAAATGTGTATACTTATTTAACATTGAAgaatagttagtaatttaacacacaatacacatatttATGTTCTTATTTAAGAAAAGAATCCTTTTGTATCCAACACAAATTTCATAAAACTAACAAAAAACTGCGAAGTTTGGTAAAAATCAGCTGAAAAAACCGCGAAGTTTGGTAAAAATCAGCTGAAAAAACCACGAAGTACGGATCAGTTCGCAATCATCCCACGTCTGTGGATAACAAAtccatatatataatttttttggttagttatttgaaagaatttgaccaaattttatagtttttccGGCAATTTATCGTTATATAGATAATACTcacaaatttgtgttgttgTTCATTAGATACTTCCCCGATGGCATAGACATCTACTTTGACAACGTGGGAGGGAAGATGCTCGAAGCGGTGCTAAACAACATGAGACTCCATGGTCGTGTTGCTGTTTGTGGGATGATCTCCCAATACTGCCTTGAGCAGCTCGAAGGCGTCCACAACTTGCTTTACCTATTCACAAAACGGATCCGTATGGAAGGATATACCGTTAGCGACCACTACCATCTCTACCCGAAATTCCTGGAGATGGTTGTGCCTCTAATCAAGGAAGAGAAGATCACATACGTCGAAGACATTGCCGAAGGCATTGAAAGCGCGCCTGGGGCTCTCGTTGGCTTATACTCCGGTCGCAACGTCGGGAAGCAGGTGGTGGTGGTTGCTCGTGAGTAATTCTATTTTTCGCAGAGTGAATCATTGGCAATAAGGAAGGACTTAAATAAGGTTATAATcatgaattataaatatatactcaTGAATGATGTATTGTTAGTAATTGACACAGGTAAGACTTAAATAAAGTTAATCATCAGAAATGAAACATTCAAACACTTAGTTTTTCccacaaattataaaattggtctaaaatatcacaaactttacattttgttgTCATTTCACAATTCAGCCCAAATATGATATTTTCGGCAAAAATCTTATTATATGTGGGTAACCGTGAAATGGTTATGATATTTTAGATTACTTTTTAAGTTTGTGACAAGTAGGATAAACAACTACGTAGAAAATCACATTGATATAGTAAAAGTCAAGTAGGATAAAAAAATGCATGAAAGTTGGTCGGATTTGGTGGACCTGCCATGGGAAATAGTAGTACTTACAAACTAATTAAGTGTAAAGTTTATTATATTTTAGACCAATTTTTAAGTTCCTGGGAAATTCCAAATCCTGGCCAAAGTTCGATGATTTTAGAGACCTATATCCCTTTATAAAACAATATTTGTTGGGAAAAAATTGCTTCCTgttatttgttgaaaatttggaaGTGCAATGaattgaaaggaataatttTCTTTAACCAAGCGTGAAATAGGTTTATTTTTAGACGTGTGGGGCTGGTCCgaggagtactataaaattgacCATGCTTGTGAAAAGTAAATGTTGGATTTATTGCAGCAGACcttgaaaaaataaatgacaGCAGAGGTGTAATATAATACCAAAAcaataaatatcaataattgaTCAACCATTGGTGGcggattcaaaatatattttggaTAGGAGATTTGTGTTCTCAACTTATAACGTTTAGAAGACTGcgatattttagtttaatttaagcCCATATAATGGCAGTTGAATTTAATCTCCATTCCGGGCCAGGAGTACTTTCAATTTGATTGAAAGATGACAAAATTATAATAAGAAATTTCAacatgaaatattaatattataatattataatttaaaaataatactattattctGTATCTAATTAACAACCTCCGCTGATGTGACTGAATGCATGGCATGGTATCCAAATTCGAACTATTTTGTGGTATTACTTCCACTCAAATTCAAATGTTCTATCCCTTTGACCCGTGAACTCAAGCGTCGATTTCTCTTGACTAGGTCATCGAGAAATAACACACAAAGTGTAaagtttgttatattttttttactaattttcaaGTTCATGGGAAATATCATATCTTGGCCAAAGCTGATGATTTTAGAGACCTATATCCCTTTATAAAACAATATGTGTTGGAAAAAAATTGCTTCCTGTTATGTGTTGAAAATTTGGAAGTGCAataaattgaaaggaataatttTCGTTAACCTAGCGTGAAATACATTTATGTgaaatacatttatttttaGATGTTTGGGCTGGTCCAAGGAGGAGTACTACAAGACTGACATGATTGTGAAAAATAATTGTTGGATTTATGCAGCAGACCTTGAAAAAAAATGACTGCGGAGGAGTAAtactaaaataatactactagtacaataaataaataagaataattgataaatcACTGGCGGcgaattcaaaatataatttgaataGCAAATGTGTTCTCAACTTCTATTTGAGAGAAGGATGACAATGAACGAGGGAGGAGTACCTTTTCTACTTTACTTTAATGAGTGgtaaaattttgatttcataATCATAATGTAAGTTTAAAAAGggtgatgctaaatggtcatattatggctggccataatcagattttttatttgaaaactgAGTCATTTAATACACTTAGAAAGTATCAAAATTTTCAAGACTATACTACCCTTTGCCTTAATTTATCCAACAATATTTTCCTTAGCCTTCAATAAAATGTACTACGTACGCTTTATACTTAATATTTCTTTCCTTAATTAaatcaaacacatagagactcaatttcgacaaaagaaattcttattcaacatccacattaatagaaATAGAAGTCGCGaaatttcggggtgctacatccttcccctcttaacaggaATTTAGTCCCAaaatttggtcgtctcacaaaaacaactcggggtacttttctttcatcctatcttctaactcccacgtggcttcctatgttcgcatgcttatgtcgtagtactttcacactttctcacacatagcacacatttacaacatcatgtcactcatgctcatgtttcaacataataacaCCATCACAGTgtcatattcacacataacttTCATACACATGCATACTCTTGCCAAAACATCCTTATCATCACATCATCGAtttcacattctttcaacaatttaaaacatacctcactttcttttggttgagcgtgatattttggatgttgagccttcgtgacacttctagtctaggggtactaatctagacttaagctGAAAGAatactctcggaccagagcgaaagaacgaagctctgctaccactttgtcacgaccgcccttactaaggatagtgaagacggggaaaacgtgacgaggggagggactaaggagcggggaagaaaagggagACGCAAGTATGAAAAACCTAGTTAACttcaaaaaagaaatattttagtttattgaaaagtttaagcaacggattttagcctcaaaatacttaatgtcataaaacaAATGTCATAAAACAGTATTAAATAGTGCGAAAGACttctaaaaattaatttcaaacacggcagcggaaaaacaagtattcaAGAGAGTCAAagggagacgcctatgtatgaagacacaacgcatccaaatttcctaagccgactcaacatccatcgcaacaccccgctcaacctgcacataaggaaaacatatgcagggttgtgtatttgatatactcagtgaacacacgccaaaatatttgataaaagttatgtcatccatacaatagtgaactcgagttttaacattttagaaaagaagtatcatcgagtatcacaaaaacattttcatagcctggccaggcaaaacaatctccccactttttcaacaatcaatcattcacatcctcttgCCATAGTGCAACGAGAGTGTGGAATGGGAGagatcaaggaaaaaaaatacttaaatcctcaaatcaaataggaatagaatttaaatttggtaagatatggtaagatttaattggattttaaatcaaggaaggagacaaacaagataccaattaaatccacaaaataattccttctcctaattactaggagatttcgaaaatctcaagggatggcataatttggtttggatttaatttggataaatatcccaaagcaattaattaaatcccaaaaagaaagaattatttccaataaataggagggccgaaaattttaaataaaatggctagaatgattatgtattatcccatttaatttaattcacacattggaagcttaatcgcATTAACTCACATttactcacaacaactaatttcacataattaactcaaacacatagagactcaatttccacaaaataaattcttattcaacatctACATTAAGAGAAATAGAAGTCGCGAAATTTCGGGGTGCTACGACTACCATCTCTACCCGAAGTTCCTGGAGATGGTTGTGCCTCTAATCAAGGAAGAGAAGATCACATATGTCGAAGACATAGCCGAAGGCATTGAAAGCGCGCCTGGGGCTCTCGTTGGCTTATACTCCGGTCGCAACGTCAGGAAGCAGGTGGTAGTGGTTGCTCGTGAGTAATTCTGTTTTACGCAGAGTGAATCATCGAAAATAAGGAAGGATTTAAATAAGGGTATAAtcatgaattatatatatatatatatatatatatatatatatatatatatatataaaatcatGAATTTGATGTAATGTTATTAATTGAAACATAAAGGTCTTAAATAAGGTTAATCATCCCAAATAACACAATCTGTATTGcgattttattgattttcaaaCTATTGCATAAATTATGAGACAACACCTCCGATCTTCCATTTCTTATTTATCTCTtcccttcactattcatgactatcattatttcattttctatttaatttatttattataaaacttaattaaaatacCAGATTTCTGAATTTTAACTTTCATAGATGTCTctggtagggatgtcaatcgggtcggcgcagcgggtttcgggccaactcTACCCGAGTTATGGGTCAATCAGGTACGGGCTAATCGGGTAGTAGTTTTTTTCGGGTTATagaagttcaaccctaaccctaaaaactTGAGTTTTGAGCTAGCCCAAtaggttaatcgggttgctaccgataaattTAACATgtgatcaatccaataaataatgttgaaaattagctatatttataaaatgttaaacaattaattatgataaatttgagatatatgcttaaattcaaatataaacacgattaaatactaatatttgacatttatgcaaaataaaacataaatatcaagaaatttcaaagcatattttggaattttaaatgtttttctttgtgaatttgaagtttccaatttattttatctattataaAGAATGGGATCCAAATCCAAACTATACAGTGGCATTACTTACTTCCACTGAATTCAAGCGTCGATTTCTCTTGACTAGGTCATCGAGAAATTAggattatttttatgaattaaacaattttaagCTTGTTTTCAAGGTCGCTATAACAGACAAGGCGGCTCTGGGAGACGACTCGAAGTATGGATACTCATTTTGAGTGTGATTCTGGACTTGCTCAATTTTTAAGCAAAGCAGATTTCATTGTCGCATTCGATTTATTcttcaaagaagaagaaagaagttTCATCTCTTAGTTTCTAGTTTCTAACATGTACAAAAACGGTTATTGAAGcttacaaaaaatattttagatATACATTAATACACAAATCAATCCTCACCGTGTTGGAAATATCAACTTGGATATCCACTTGGAAGAAGTGGAATCCAATTTGATCTCTATAATGTAGATGAAAATTCAAAGATGATCACATCTTGATAGAAGACAAATCCAATTTGTCTACTATTTCATCCATTCCTAAACACATATATATGTTTGGAGGGATTAAGGAGAATTCATAACTTACACATCAAAATCAcacttctcttctctctctaagCTAAGATCCCCCACTCTCATATAGCCTCTTCAAGAGCATCATCTCCTCAATTCTTGAAACTCCGAAAGTTTGTTGGTGCCTAGTGgatttgaggtgcttctacccACTAGGACGAAGTctttttatctttggggacactACGCCAATctgtgagcactagccggggcgtaatttgtcttgcggaaagagggctttcctcgactcagCTTATAGTTAGTAcggttattttctatttttgttgtaatttcCATTTCACTTGTATTTGTATTGTtcttcgattgtaatagttagagtactgcGTCGAGGACACTGGTACACTGTTTGTATTGTTTTTGGTTCTTGAGAAATATAAGAATTTGTTAGAACCTTAGATGGAAACAAATTATTTGCCCCCAATACCAACTAAGGACGCACCATGGAACTATCTTCGCAGGGACTAAGACCTCAAAGGAATTTGTGGGAGGCTCTTCAGAAGAAGTACCATGTCCAGGATACCGGTACAAAGAAGTATGTAGATGCAAAAATTATTGTCATAAATTTAgaataaatgtgatgaaaatTGTTATCGTGCTCTGTTAGTGGAaactggaattacaagagataaacaaaaaccgggcgtaatacaacccaagaaggaagaacaGAAACTGAAAAAATATAACGAAGCTGTAAAATGGAAAttaaacttagccgagtcgaggaaagtcctctttccgcaagacgagatacgccccgatagtgctctcggtttggcgtgtcgtccccaaagataaaacgacaacccctctggtgaagcagcaccgctatcagcagagctccggcgaactggaagaggagagggcagagctttgaGAAGAAAGACTACGTagagagagtatgatgcttgtgtgTATGTTCTGATTGCTTTGATGCAAGGAGTGACTAAcctatttataggcctagtCCACTGCATGGGTTATCTTAGTCTTGATGGTAgtcatcatggctcatcatgGCGTGGCTGTAACAGCCAGCCGTTACGAATTTGAAAGCAGGAGTGGTCGACGTTGAACCTGGACGCTGTACACGCCCTGTTCATCCGTCGCGTGTGGACTTCACTACtggcttgatcaagttgctgtcAACCCAGCTGATCAAGCCGTTAACTAACTATTTTCCACATGTCCCTGAAACACCGTGTCCCCCGCTCTCATGTACACAACTACATGTCAATCACTTTCAcaccacccagtcagtagagtaccacatttaattcctgtctaggtagaatctcaacccaagcgtggtagctaaccaaacccctccagattatcaccacaattacccaaagcgcatccatctctgtgggattcgacccttacctccactatactaaccAGTAGAAGTAGGTTGAGGAATTTATTGATGCCAGGTTTTGGTTGGCTGggatttctatcctgatcaggtGGATACACCCTTGCTTAACACAACACCGAGAACCTGCAACTCATCAAATGGCGCCATTGCCGgagatggatggcgttattaactgttattgtgtgtgatactttggcgtatatattgtgcataatttttctcttttctttttatttcagtttatgagaagcagttctgCTCCTGACCATTGGAAGCCGAAGATACTCCAACGAGGGACTATACTCATGACCACttgttctggcctgtcgacagccctgtctgacctaggcacgagtagtgatgAAGAGCAAGACACCAAGAAGGAAGAATACCAGAACCGGTGCTACAATTGGAAGGTAACCCAAGGAGGATGGCTGCCCACGTAGAAGATGACCCAGAGATCGGATCtctgaacgcgcataccgacGGAGAACCGCCGCAAGCCATAGTTGTCACCCCGAGACACACAgtctgtgatgtgaagccccatgttatcgcaattctaCCCACGTACTGTGGGAAGAGTTATGAAGGGccctacgagttccttcatgagttctgtaagatttgtaaggcacagagaaggccaacgggggcgaccgaggatgactgCAGATTGAAGGCCTTGCCGTTCGTCCTAAaggggaggccaacacatggttcatgcgcctgccacccaactccattgagagttatgccgatttcaagtcagccttcttaggcgattttttttcgtcatcgaagacgagtgcgctgaagagagagataaccagtgtgaagcaagagTACGATGAACCcctgagcgattattgggcgaaaTATATGAGCCTTTTGGATGCGTGTCCAAACCATCGCATGACAGATATAGAGATATATcacaccttttatgaggggatgaataaGGCAACAAAGGATCTGGCAAACTCATCGtaaggaggaagcttcacgcaactaAGGGTCGTGAAGCAAAAAGGTCATAGGGAAGCTTTTGAGCtcgaagaaggagtacgacaattcgagGGATGGatacagcagagaaaggattgcgaGTGCTTCGtccactgaccaggagcagaaaaTAGAGCAGAGGATGGACTTGAAGATAGAAGAGCTGAAAAAGACGCTCctgagcgcgatcgagaagaacacGCCATCGCCTTCCCCAAATGGGGGCTACCAGGGAgtagagcagggaaatcaagggccAACCTACGATCACCCGAATGACTTggtcaatatggagcaagtaAATGCTGTAGGATACTATAACTCAAGTGGGAATTGGATTccggggagacaacgggacacaccatggagggaccatccaaatCTTCGTTGGGGAGATGGTAACCAAAATCAacaccaaggtcaaggtcagaaccaatacaacccccacccgaaccaaaatcccaaccgtggcccagcaaaCCCCGACCATCAATTCAACTGGTCAGggaggaaccaacaaccccaaaaccaaaacccataGAGCCAAAACTCAAACCCTGTTTATATAGCACCCCACCAGAGGAACtgccaaaattaccagaatcagcatAGTCAAGGTCCACAACACTAGCAGAATCagaaccagttccaaaaccagaatcaatatcaccaagacccatacaaccctcctgcccagtataaccaatacccacctaaccagaaccagcaaaacttccagaattACCAGCCCAACCAAAACCCCTAGTATAGCCAGCACCAAGGAACGAATCACTGGGTCTATCACTGGTCTTgaatcgaccattttgtagtccaagtaATTAGCTATTACAAACTTTTGGAGGGACCGCCTCGCTCCAACAAGTCCAAGATTATCGCTTGTGcttaggttttcccacatttgtttaaaTGTGGTTACATtagagtatacattatagaggctattatctaatgcacttaaaataaaatttttacatagacAATCCCCTTTGTGCCATGCGTCGTAGTCGGAGATGACCTCCAATCTTGTCTCTTGATTGCTTGGCGTGAGTGGCTCGTCTTCCTTGAGATAGTGCACGACctccaatgttgtcaagtagaataATATTTTCTGTTGCCACCTCTTGAAGTCGGAACCTCCAAACTTGGAGGGCTTCTCGGCGGGAGGCATCATCCTCGGCATCAAAGGCACCGAGCTTGGTCCTTGATATGAACCATTCATGTTGGCTCCAATTGAGCCTCCAAAGTTTGTGTGGAGCGTATTGCCCCCACATATGTGTTGCCCATAGATGaccccacattcgtgttgatcccaatAGATCTAATACAAGTATAGAGCCCGGAGACACCAACACTcaatccattaaaggatccaaaggaaccactaaaagtggaacctaTCGACCCACTAAAGGTGGATCCAGTGGACGCCCCAAAGGGGTTGTCCCATACCGAAGAGGTATCTGAGGCAGAAAAAGGAGTGCCTTGACCCATCAATGTTGGTGAGAAAGCGGCAGCAGTGAA
Coding sequences within:
- the LOC121773216 gene encoding 2-alkenal reductase (NADP(+)-dependent)-like: MGEEISNKQVILSNYVKSSVKESDMSLRTSKIQLKIPRGCDGAVLVKNLYLSCDPYIIQSMKKRNGYIASFMLDSPISGFGVSKVLDSTHTNFKTGELVWGFTGWEEYSLIKDTNILFKVHDKDLPLSYYTGILGMPGMTAYVGFFEFCSPKKGDIMYVSAASGAVGQLVGQFAKTAGCYVVGSAGSKEKVDLLKNKLGFDEAFNYKEEQDYDAVLKRYFPDGIDIYFDNVGGKMLEAVLNNMRLHGRVAVCGMISQYCLEQLEGVHNLLYLFTKRIRMEGYTVSDHYHLYPKFLEMVVPLIKEEKITYVEDIAEGIESAPGALVGLYSGRNVGKQVVVVARE